A single region of the Catenulispora sp. GP43 genome encodes:
- a CDS encoding CU044_2847 family protein, giving the protein MTMDADGVPRRVELPTGELIWVRVQVPEPRSDERGPEGTAPDVGGRRSSRRDSAESGDDGQISKLVGFTETVGGIAHSVRKSLSAVRPDRVEVEFGLEIDGSTGKIISMVATGHAKASIKVKLAWEHQDGLAGGAAGDAEAAEAEAKEAAEGAEAEAEAAEAAEAEAEAAAEAKTETAADPGTGPRQVP; this is encoded by the coding sequence ATGACGATGGATGCCGACGGAGTGCCACGGAGAGTCGAACTACCGACCGGGGAGCTCATCTGGGTGCGGGTGCAGGTACCGGAGCCACGGTCGGATGAGCGCGGTCCCGAGGGCACGGCGCCCGATGTGGGTGGCCGTCGCAGTAGTCGGCGGGATTCGGCGGAGTCGGGTGACGACGGGCAGATCAGCAAGCTTGTCGGTTTCACCGAGACCGTCGGCGGTATCGCGCACAGTGTGCGGAAGAGTCTGTCGGCCGTGCGGCCGGACCGGGTCGAGGTCGAGTTCGGGCTGGAGATCGACGGTTCCACCGGGAAGATCATCAGCATGGTGGCGACCGGGCATGCCAAGGCGTCCATCAAGGTGAAGCTGGCCTGGGAGCATCAGGACGGTCTCGCCGGCGGCGCCGCTGGCGATGCTGAAGCCGCCGAAGCGGAAGCCAAGGAAGCCGCAGAAGGCGCGGAAGCGGAAGCCGAAGCCGCCGAAGCCGCCGAAGCCGAAGCGGAAGCCGCCGCCGAAGCCAAAACCGAAACCGCCGCCGACCCCGGAACCGGCCCGCGCCAGGTGCCTTGA
- a CDS encoding cellulose binding domain-containing protein, protein MLKTIRRSLISAVAGGALLAGGLALPPPTASAASATSIPLPTAAYTKISDWGSGFQGQYVITNPMAVPLNTWSLQFNLPATEKITSMWGGTDTASGTTHSVVAQSYDTTIAAGASITIGFDASYSGTYTDPSTCQLNSDPCDGSADVQAPTAPTGLTALSTTSSAASLSWTGSTDNVTVAGYNVYSGSTIVATSQGTAATVTGLAPSTSYSFTVRAYDEAGNLSAPSAAVSATTLANTGGGHLPGVAAPFVDIGAWPTPNLTQIAETTGLRQFSLGFIVNGTATCTPSWFNAYAMNAGFEQSDIAGLRGIGGDVKPSFGGEAGTELAQSCTDVPSLTAAYQSAITAYNLTQIDFDIEGSAVADPASIDRRSQAIAALQRTAAAAGKPLTVTLTLPILPSGLTSDGLYAVQSAVKYGAEITMVNGMAMDFGDIEAPNPGGQMGTYAIDSAKSLFNQLTPLYPTLTAAQVWNMIGVTPMIGQNDDSSEVFYPADMQQLLTFAQQQHLGELAFWDVTRDGNACTGSLSKCTDITQTPYEFSKMIAPYQG, encoded by the coding sequence ATGCTGAAGACCATACGAAGAAGTCTGATCAGCGCCGTTGCCGGCGGCGCTCTGCTGGCCGGCGGTCTGGCGCTGCCCCCGCCGACTGCTTCGGCCGCGTCGGCCACCTCGATTCCGTTGCCCACCGCGGCCTACACCAAGATCTCCGACTGGGGCAGCGGCTTCCAGGGGCAGTACGTGATCACGAACCCGATGGCCGTCCCGCTGAACACCTGGTCGCTCCAGTTCAACCTGCCGGCGACCGAGAAGATCACCAGCATGTGGGGCGGCACCGACACCGCGAGCGGCACCACGCACAGCGTCGTCGCGCAGTCCTACGACACCACGATCGCCGCCGGGGCCTCGATCACGATCGGTTTCGACGCGAGCTACTCGGGGACGTACACCGACCCGTCCACCTGCCAGCTGAACTCCGATCCCTGTGACGGCAGCGCGGACGTCCAGGCCCCGACCGCGCCGACCGGCCTGACCGCGCTGAGCACCACCTCGAGCGCGGCGTCCCTGTCCTGGACCGGCTCCACCGACAACGTCACGGTCGCCGGCTACAACGTGTATTCGGGCTCGACGATCGTCGCCACCTCCCAGGGCACCGCGGCGACCGTTACGGGACTCGCGCCCTCGACGTCCTACTCGTTCACCGTGCGCGCCTACGACGAGGCCGGGAACCTGTCGGCGCCGAGCGCGGCCGTCAGCGCGACCACCCTGGCGAACACCGGCGGCGGGCACCTGCCCGGGGTCGCGGCCCCGTTCGTCGACATCGGCGCCTGGCCCACCCCGAACCTGACGCAGATCGCCGAGACGACGGGCCTGCGTCAGTTCTCCCTCGGCTTCATCGTCAACGGCACCGCCACCTGCACCCCCAGCTGGTTCAACGCCTACGCGATGAACGCCGGCTTCGAGCAGTCGGACATAGCGGGCCTGCGCGGCATCGGCGGCGACGTGAAGCCCTCCTTCGGCGGCGAGGCGGGCACCGAGCTGGCGCAGTCCTGCACCGACGTACCCTCCCTGACCGCCGCCTACCAATCGGCGATCACCGCCTACAACCTCACCCAGATCGACTTCGACATCGAGGGCTCCGCGGTCGCCGACCCGGCGTCCATCGACCGCCGTTCGCAGGCCATCGCCGCCCTGCAGAGGACGGCGGCGGCAGCCGGCAAGCCCCTCACCGTCACCCTGACCCTCCCGATCCTCCCCTCCGGCCTCACCTCCGACGGCCTCTACGCGGTCCAGTCGGCCGTGAAGTACGGAGCCGAGATCACCATGGTGAACGGCATGGCCATGGACTTCGGCGACATCGAGGCCCCCAACCCCGGCGGCCAGATGGGCACCTACGCGATCGACTCGGCGAAGTCCCTCTTCAACCAACTGACGCCCCTGTACCCGACCCTCACCGCGGCCCAGGTCTGGAACATGATCGGCGTCACCCCGATGATCGGCCAGAACGACGACTCCTCCGAGGTCTTCTACCCCGCCGACATGCAGCAACTGCTCACCTTCGCCCAACAGCAGCACCTGGGCGAGCTGGCGTTCTGGGACGTCACGCGCGACGGCAACGCCTGTACCGGCTCGCTGTCGAAGTGCACGGACATCACGCAGACGCCGTATGAGTTCTCGAAGATGATCGCGCCTTATCAGGGCTGA
- a CDS encoding 3D domain-containing protein, which yields MSLFPIRRRIPEHAPSRWRGPRLRALLGAVALTLTAFGAVGVVAAQQARADGTSSLPTCPFWANVTPPPRSDTPWVPPSQTAQPVDFSARLAAPGGVTGTLTGGQVDITFNRVPGAQAYRVWRNGQAVAWVSDWGQPALTAVDTAPCQNAYYSFEAMTDQSGADSSLGQMSAPYQLDSDGAVVPWQTPVGSTMTMMVTSYNDGGGTASGYNAQLGVCAVDPRVIPWGTYFTVPGYGTCYAADIGTWIQNDTVDVWLPGSQANGWGVQHRTVTIIANPFSGPTPPPSSSPPSSPPSSPPSSPPSSSAAGCTAAAWNSATAYSGGATVSYGGHTWTAKWWTQGDVPGANSQNVWTDDGSC from the coding sequence ATGAGCCTGTTCCCCATCAGGCGACGAATACCCGAGCATGCCCCGAGCCGCTGGCGGGGTCCCCGTCTGCGCGCGCTGCTGGGCGCCGTGGCGCTGACCCTCACGGCGTTCGGCGCCGTCGGGGTGGTGGCCGCGCAGCAGGCCCGCGCCGACGGCACCTCCTCGCTGCCGACCTGTCCGTTCTGGGCCAACGTCACGCCGCCGCCGCGGTCGGACACCCCGTGGGTCCCGCCGTCGCAGACCGCACAGCCCGTCGACTTCTCCGCGCGGCTTGCCGCTCCCGGCGGCGTCACCGGCACCCTGACCGGCGGCCAGGTCGACATCACGTTCAACCGCGTGCCCGGAGCCCAGGCCTACCGGGTGTGGCGCAACGGCCAGGCTGTCGCCTGGGTGTCCGACTGGGGCCAGCCGGCCCTCACCGCGGTCGACACCGCGCCGTGTCAGAACGCTTACTACTCCTTCGAGGCGATGACCGACCAGAGCGGGGCCGACTCCTCGCTGGGCCAGATGTCGGCGCCCTACCAGCTGGACTCCGACGGCGCGGTGGTGCCGTGGCAGACGCCGGTCGGCAGCACCATGACCATGATGGTGACGTCGTACAACGACGGCGGGGGTACGGCTTCGGGGTACAACGCGCAGCTCGGCGTGTGCGCGGTCGATCCGCGGGTGATCCCGTGGGGCACCTACTTCACGGTGCCCGGGTACGGCACGTGCTACGCCGCCGACATCGGGACCTGGATCCAGAACGACACGGTCGACGTCTGGCTGCCCGGTTCGCAGGCGAACGGCTGGGGCGTGCAGCACCGCACGGTCACCATCATCGCCAACCCGTTCAGCGGGCCGACCCCGCCGCCGTCCAGTTCGCCGCCGAGTTCGCCTCCAAGTTCCCCGCCGAGCTCCCCTCCGAGCTCTTCTGCCGCCGGGTGCACCGCCGCGGCGTGGAACTCCGCGACGGCCTACAGCGGCGGCGCGACCGTCAGTTACGGCGGCCACACCTGGACCGCCAAGTGGTGGACCCAGGGCGACGTGCCCGGCGCCAACTCCCAGAATGTCTGGACGGATGACGGATCATGCTGA
- a CDS encoding RNA polymerase sigma factor produces MSRSKDSGEKSRAASDLFTDLYPGLAGWCRRLVDDDGTAHDIASEAFTRLWGHWTAVREPRGFLYVTAANLVRDHWRKLDRERRALRQATTEAELARPTEGADASVSVRMLVRSLPERLRTPVLLYYYADLPIREIAQLTRRKEGTVKSDLHAARELLRAGLGGRLDHTH; encoded by the coding sequence TTGAGCCGGTCCAAGGATTCCGGAGAGAAGAGTCGGGCGGCGTCCGACTTGTTCACCGATCTCTATCCCGGTCTCGCCGGCTGGTGCCGTCGTCTCGTCGACGATGACGGCACCGCCCACGACATCGCCTCCGAGGCGTTCACGCGCCTGTGGGGACACTGGACCGCGGTGCGGGAGCCACGCGGTTTCCTCTACGTGACCGCGGCCAACCTGGTCCGCGACCACTGGCGCAAGCTGGACCGCGAACGCCGGGCGCTGCGGCAGGCCACGACCGAGGCGGAGCTGGCGCGGCCGACGGAGGGCGCCGACGCCTCGGTCTCGGTACGGATGCTGGTGCGGTCGCTCCCGGAGCGGCTGCGCACGCCTGTTCTGCTGTACTACTACGCCGATCTACCGATCCGGGAGATCGCCCAGCTGACCAGGCGGAAAGAAGGAACGGTCAAATCCGATCTACACGCGGCACGGGAACTCCTGCGCGCCGGACTCGGAGGACGTCTTGATCACACTCATTGA
- a CDS encoding class F sortase: MLASGCGASSGTSAGGTGRSAGGTTTIPTTSSSTAGAAAGGSTGGAPSAGTSGSPVAPGAIARSVPVRLQIPDIGVDTPVMSLGLAADGTVEVPPVKADSPAGWYRNSPTPGQTGPSVILGHVTVGKYGNGVFLQLSRLRPGARVVVTLQDGASAVFTVDSVRTVAKDQFPTQEVYGNVDRPELRLITCGGAKTSDGYLDNVLVFASLASTAG, translated from the coding sequence ATGCTGGCTTCCGGCTGTGGCGCGTCGTCGGGAACGTCTGCCGGCGGTACTGGGAGGTCTGCCGGCGGTACCACGACCATTCCCACGACGTCCTCCTCCACGGCCGGCGCGGCAGCGGGCGGCTCGACCGGCGGCGCTCCGTCGGCGGGCACGTCCGGGAGCCCCGTGGCCCCCGGCGCGATCGCCCGCTCCGTCCCGGTACGGCTGCAGATCCCCGACATCGGCGTCGACACTCCGGTGATGTCGCTCGGGCTGGCCGCCGATGGCACGGTCGAGGTCCCTCCGGTCAAGGCGGACAGCCCGGCCGGCTGGTATCGCAACTCGCCGACCCCCGGGCAGACCGGGCCGTCGGTGATCCTCGGCCACGTGACGGTCGGCAAGTACGGGAACGGCGTCTTCCTCCAGCTGTCCCGGCTGCGGCCCGGCGCGCGGGTGGTGGTCACGCTTCAGGACGGCGCCTCGGCGGTCTTCACCGTCGACAGCGTGCGGACGGTCGCCAAGGACCAGTTCCCCACCCAGGAGGTCTACGGGAACGTGGACCGGCCGGAACTGCGTCTCATCACGTGTGGGGGAGCGAAGACCAGCGACGGCTACCTCGACAATGTCTTGGTGTTCGCGTCGCTGGCCAGTACCGCCGGATAG
- a CDS encoding sortase-dependent protein encodes MRTRLFTTVACTMVLAGTGAGTAFASDTSSQPTTAPSTAASPSQVPIPAASSAPSAAPTTMPSARPSAGAVPTTPPAPSRGGNQVGAVPSGAPNTGVPSDTSHGPGQAEAAGAGLALLLGGAGGVMLRRRNKARG; translated from the coding sequence ATGCGTACTCGGTTGTTCACCACCGTGGCCTGCACCATGGTGCTGGCCGGCACCGGCGCGGGAACGGCGTTCGCCAGCGACACCTCCAGCCAGCCCACCACTGCGCCCTCCACCGCGGCGTCACCCTCGCAGGTGCCCATCCCCGCGGCTTCCTCGGCGCCCAGCGCCGCGCCGACGACCATGCCGAGCGCCCGCCCCTCGGCCGGCGCCGTGCCGACGACGCCGCCCGCGCCGAGCCGGGGCGGCAACCAGGTCGGGGCGGTGCCGTCGGGCGCGCCGAACACCGGCGTGCCGTCGGACACCTCGCACGGCCCCGGGCAGGCCGAGGCGGCCGGCGCCGGGCTGGCCCTGCTCCTGGGCGGCGCGGGCGGCGTGATGCTGCGTCGCCGGAACAAGGCCCGGGGCTGA
- a CDS encoding pyridoxamine 5'-phosphate oxidase family protein produces the protein MLETTEELAALQTLLDDSAATAGPHMRDIITSERRLDAAGLTERLRGMCLITVASVTADGRPLTGPFDGYFLHGSWWFSSGPQSVRIRHLRARPAVSATYLPGEEMSVTVHGRAELFGLQGPECVPLRQAMLDHYVPKQGPAFKEWLDGLKDGVGVRIDAQKLFTFAAAG, from the coding sequence ATGCTCGAGACCACCGAAGAACTGGCCGCCCTGCAGACCCTCCTCGACGACAGCGCCGCCACCGCCGGCCCGCACATGCGCGACATCATCACCTCCGAGCGCCGCCTGGACGCCGCCGGACTGACCGAGCGCCTCCGGGGCATGTGCCTGATCACCGTGGCCAGCGTGACCGCCGACGGACGCCCGCTGACCGGGCCCTTCGACGGCTACTTCCTGCACGGCTCGTGGTGGTTCAGCTCCGGGCCGCAGTCTGTGCGGATCCGGCATCTGCGGGCGCGTCCGGCGGTCAGCGCGACCTACCTGCCGGGGGAGGAGATGTCGGTGACGGTCCACGGCCGCGCCGAGCTGTTCGGGTTGCAGGGACCGGAGTGCGTACCGTTGCGACAGGCGATGCTCGACCACTACGTCCCGAAACAGGGGCCCGCGTTCAAGGAATGGCTGGACGGGCTTAAGGACGGAGTCGGGGTACGCATCGACGCCCAGAAGCTCTTCACGTTCGCCGCCGCCGGATAG
- a CDS encoding alpha/beta fold hydrolase translates to MSSLRLADGRILEYLVAGPESGTPLVFHHGTPFAAVLFDPMVEAAARHGLRFVIHSRPGYAGSSPQPGRTIASVAEDVAALLAELDADRFLTVGWSGGGPHALACAALLPGRCVAAATIAGAAPYSAEGLDWLEDMGAENVEEFGAATAGVEPLSAYLGAQADALAAVRGDQIAGALGDLVSEVDRRALTDDFAEYTAAAFRQAVSTGIAGWRDDDLAFITDWGFKPTEIQTPVSVWQGDQDRMVPPGHGRWLASRVPGAAVRLLPDEGHLSLVVDRIDDIFADLAARLA, encoded by the coding sequence ATGAGCAGCCTTCGCCTCGCAGACGGCCGGATCCTGGAGTACCTGGTGGCCGGCCCGGAGAGCGGGACGCCGCTCGTGTTCCACCACGGCACGCCGTTCGCGGCCGTGCTGTTCGACCCGATGGTCGAGGCCGCCGCGCGGCACGGCCTGCGGTTCGTCATCCACAGCCGTCCCGGCTACGCCGGCTCTTCGCCGCAGCCCGGCCGGACTATCGCTTCAGTGGCCGAGGACGTCGCCGCCCTGCTGGCCGAGTTGGACGCCGACCGGTTCCTGACCGTCGGCTGGTCCGGCGGCGGCCCGCACGCCCTGGCCTGCGCCGCGCTGCTGCCGGGGCGCTGCGTGGCGGCGGCGACCATCGCCGGTGCCGCCCCGTACTCGGCCGAGGGCCTGGACTGGCTGGAGGACATGGGCGCGGAGAACGTCGAGGAGTTCGGCGCGGCCACGGCCGGCGTCGAGCCGCTCTCCGCCTACCTGGGCGCGCAGGCCGACGCGCTGGCGGCGGTGCGGGGCGACCAGATCGCGGGCGCGCTGGGCGACCTGGTCTCCGAGGTGGATCGCAGGGCTCTGACCGACGACTTCGCCGAGTACACGGCTGCGGCGTTCCGCCAGGCGGTGTCCACCGGCATCGCCGGCTGGCGCGACGACGACCTGGCCTTCATCACCGACTGGGGCTTCAAGCCCACCGAGATCCAGACCCCGGTCTCCGTCTGGCAGGGCGACCAGGACCGGATGGTCCCGCCGGGCCACGGCCGCTGGCTCGCGAGCCGGGTCCCGGGCGCGGCCGTCCGGCTGCTGCCGGACGAAGGGCACCTGTCGCTGGTGGTCGACCGGATCGACGACATCTTCGCCGACCTCGCCGCGCGCCTGGCCTGA
- a CDS encoding molybdopterin-dependent oxidoreductase, translated as MSEKEAENTPEGAPMARRTLLGVLGAGALGLIAAPTLQAGWEKVLAKASEDDPTGLTGLLPNPGGFRYYSVVGSVPHKGESDYELRIDGLVDRARTYTLADLRALPQTRVVHDVQCTDGWRVEKTPFEGVRLSDLLDDAGVAANGKALRFTCFDGAYTESLTLDQARRSDVLIALRMQDAPITHDHGGPVRLYVAPMYFYKSAKWLSGISVTDRVVPGYWEERGYDVDGWLDGADKQDGTA; from the coding sequence ATGTCGGAGAAGGAGGCCGAGAACACGCCTGAGGGCGCCCCCATGGCCCGCAGGACGCTGCTGGGCGTGCTCGGCGCGGGGGCGCTGGGGCTGATCGCGGCGCCCACCCTGCAGGCCGGGTGGGAGAAGGTGCTCGCCAAGGCGTCCGAGGACGACCCGACCGGCCTGACCGGTCTGCTGCCGAACCCCGGCGGGTTCCGGTACTACAGCGTCGTGGGATCGGTCCCACACAAAGGCGAGAGCGACTACGAGTTGCGGATCGACGGCCTGGTCGATCGGGCGCGGACCTACACGCTCGCCGATCTGCGCGCGCTGCCGCAGACCCGGGTCGTCCACGACGTCCAGTGCACCGACGGCTGGCGGGTCGAGAAGACGCCGTTCGAAGGCGTGCGGCTGTCCGACCTGCTCGACGACGCGGGGGTCGCCGCGAACGGCAAAGCCCTGCGATTCACGTGCTTCGACGGCGCTTACACCGAGAGCCTCACGCTCGACCAGGCTCGCCGCTCCGACGTGCTCATCGCCCTGCGGATGCAGGACGCGCCGATCACGCACGACCACGGCGGCCCCGTCCGGCTGTACGTGGCGCCGATGTACTTCTACAAGTCCGCCAAATGGCTGTCGGGCATATCGGTCACCGACCGGGTGGTCCCCGGCTACTGGGAGGAGCGCGGCTATGACGTCGACGGCTGGCTCGACGGCGCCGACAAGCAGGACGGCACGGCCTGA
- a CDS encoding cytochrome b/b6 domain-containing protein — protein sequence MTSTAGSTAPTSRTARPENGRVRRFTAAERMVHRGTGALMLLCVVTAACLYIGPLAQAVGRRHLMVTVHEWSGILLPAPFLLGLLSPAFRADLRRLNRFASYDRRWLHAVRRRLDEPADRPAGKFNAGQKLYAGWIAGAVLVMMFTGLLMWITHFLPGISRTSAILVHDILAWAIAVVLVGHIRKAYQDPEARRGMRTGYVDPVWARREHSEWLRPELREKP from the coding sequence ATGACGTCGACGGCTGGCTCGACGGCGCCGACAAGCAGGACGGCACGGCCTGAGAACGGCAGGGTCCGGCGGTTCACCGCCGCCGAGCGGATGGTCCACCGCGGCACCGGCGCGCTGATGCTGCTCTGCGTGGTGACCGCGGCCTGCCTCTACATCGGTCCGCTGGCCCAGGCCGTGGGCCGCCGGCACCTCATGGTCACCGTGCACGAGTGGTCGGGCATCCTGCTGCCGGCGCCGTTCCTTCTGGGACTGCTTTCCCCCGCCTTCCGCGCGGACCTGCGCAGGCTGAACCGGTTCGCCTCCTACGACCGGCGCTGGCTCCACGCGGTCCGCCGGCGCCTCGACGAACCCGCGGACCGTCCCGCCGGGAAGTTCAACGCCGGCCAGAAGCTCTACGCGGGCTGGATCGCCGGCGCGGTATTGGTGATGATGTTCACCGGACTGTTGATGTGGATCACGCACTTCCTGCCGGGTATCTCCCGGACCAGTGCCATCCTTGTGCACGACATCCTGGCCTGGGCGATCGCCGTCGTACTCGTCGGGCATATACGGAAGGCATATCAGGACCCAGAGGCACGCCGCGGTATGCGGACCGGATACGTCGATCCGGTCTGGGCGCGGCGAGAACATTCCGAGTGGCTCCGGCCGGAACTACGGGAAAAACCCTAA
- a CDS encoding serine/threonine-protein kinase: MAAARQQTGGKALSGWSVPGYTETKNLGAGATGRVVAAVQDGTGTEVAIKYLSPRFVNNPDFVERFRTEAALLAEIRHPNVVQLFDYVESESDSESGAGSAMVMELVAGPTLHRVLHENGRMAPEAALSVMRGSLLGLGAAHQLGIVHRDYKPSNVLLNAYGVSKLADFGVAERAAPIVETDPDATMPGGVGTPAYMAPEQWDGSPAQPVTDIYAVTASFFECLTGKVPYSAETVYELEEKHRTAPIPLAEVPEDVQQLIAHGLAKDPAERPQDVSAFVAEVERVATENYGVEWEERGRQEIAVLLPLFGFVGPGGAAGGGVDTLALGPQAPDGPEDLEAPNGGGNGPAGGDGASRSSLRRIPGKAKLAAAVAIVAAVILTVTAVAVAGNSKPIHQANPPSPTSQVSTPTAGSPTGTPTDSDSGAAPTISGSSSTSSSSGSSSSSSSSSSSSSSSSSSAAGSQFSSSSSSPSSRPSSKSSSPTSVGPTSHSPSSPPSTSVPTTPPTSSSSSTPQTSIDASVSVTSDPVAQCIASYSVTFRTGYLPGGSATIDYTWHLSSGRTVAGQPETLKANGSQSFGTTERPGSSTNGNVYVTWSAAGTSGSSTPVPVKIVCLT, from the coding sequence ATGGCAGCCGCGAGGCAACAAACAGGGGGAAAAGCGTTGTCTGGCTGGAGTGTTCCGGGCTACACGGAAACCAAGAACCTCGGCGCGGGTGCGACCGGGCGAGTAGTGGCGGCCGTCCAAGACGGGACCGGCACCGAAGTAGCGATTAAATACCTGAGTCCACGCTTTGTGAACAACCCGGACTTCGTCGAGCGCTTCCGCACCGAAGCGGCGCTGCTGGCCGAGATCCGGCATCCGAACGTGGTCCAGCTCTTCGACTACGTCGAGTCCGAGTCCGACTCCGAGTCCGGGGCCGGCTCGGCGATGGTGATGGAGCTGGTCGCCGGGCCGACCCTGCACCGTGTGCTGCACGAGAACGGCCGGATGGCGCCGGAGGCGGCGCTGTCGGTGATGCGCGGCTCGCTGCTGGGCCTGGGCGCGGCGCACCAGCTGGGCATCGTGCACCGCGACTACAAGCCGTCGAACGTGCTGCTCAACGCCTACGGGGTCAGCAAGCTCGCGGACTTCGGCGTCGCCGAGCGCGCCGCGCCGATCGTCGAGACCGACCCGGACGCCACCATGCCCGGCGGCGTCGGCACCCCGGCGTACATGGCGCCGGAGCAGTGGGACGGCTCGCCGGCCCAGCCGGTGACGGACATCTACGCGGTGACCGCGTCGTTCTTCGAGTGCCTGACCGGCAAGGTGCCCTACTCGGCGGAAACGGTCTACGAGCTCGAGGAGAAGCACCGCACCGCGCCGATCCCGCTGGCCGAGGTGCCGGAGGACGTGCAGCAGCTGATCGCCCACGGCCTGGCGAAGGACCCCGCCGAGCGGCCGCAGGACGTCTCGGCGTTCGTCGCGGAGGTCGAGCGCGTCGCGACGGAGAACTACGGCGTCGAGTGGGAGGAGCGCGGCCGCCAGGAGATCGCCGTGCTGCTGCCGCTGTTCGGGTTCGTCGGCCCGGGCGGCGCCGCCGGGGGCGGCGTGGACACGCTGGCGCTGGGCCCGCAGGCTCCGGACGGCCCCGAGGACCTTGAGGCGCCGAACGGCGGGGGCAACGGGCCCGCCGGCGGTGACGGGGCCAGCCGATCATCGCTGCGCCGCATACCCGGCAAGGCCAAACTGGCCGCCGCGGTGGCGATCGTGGCCGCTGTCATCCTCACCGTCACGGCCGTGGCCGTAGCCGGCAACAGCAAGCCCATCCACCAGGCCAACCCGCCCAGCCCGACCTCGCAGGTGTCCACGCCGACGGCTGGCAGTCCCACCGGCACGCCGACGGACAGCGATTCCGGCGCCGCGCCGACGATCTCCGGTTCCAGTTCGACGAGCTCTTCGTCGGGCTCGTCGAGTTCGTCCAGTTCATCGAGCTCGTCGAGTTCGAGCTCGAGTTCGTCTGCGGCCGGCTCACAGTTCAGCTCGTCCTCCTCCTCGCCGTCGAGCCGGCCGTCCTCCAAGTCCTCGTCGCCGACCTCGGTGGGGCCGACGTCCCACAGTCCGTCTTCGCCGCCGAGCACCTCGGTCCCGACCACGCCGCCGACGAGTTCCTCCTCCTCGACCCCGCAAACCTCCATCGACGCGTCGGTCTCGGTGACAAGCGACCCAGTAGCGCAGTGCATAGCCAGTTACAGCGTGACGTTCAGGACCGGCTACCTTCCAGGCGGTTCCGCAACCATCGACTACACATGGCATCTGTCGAGTGGTCGCACTGTCGCCGGGCAACCGGAAACTTTGAAGGCGAACGGTTCCCAGAGTTTCGGGACCACAGAAAGACCAGGTAGCAGCACGAATGGCAACGTTTATGTGACCTGGTCTGCCGCTGGGACCAGTGGGAGCTCCACCCCGGTACCGGTGAAGATCGTCTGTCTCACCTAG
- a CDS encoding class I SAM-dependent methyltransferase: MGDQATLASDYATGVLSKDIPTEFERIRLLQDWIDPETRAVISQIGLDPRWRCLEIGAGAGSVATWLADQCDLGSVTAVDIDTRFLNGMERPNLRVMQGDISALDYEPCSFDLIHARLTFCHLPSRNEVLAKAVRWLAPGGWLVIGDLFSLPEDFSTYELRRRFLGGMAKLYLAQGADMAWAPTIPARMGQAGLRDIGTRALANSVGDGGAYDRFSVVNTRQHCAYLVERGLLTADEMQELLVQLEDPAFVELRTITVYAWGRREPR, encoded by the coding sequence ATGGGGGATCAAGCCACGCTGGCCTCCGACTACGCGACCGGCGTCCTGAGCAAGGACATCCCCACCGAGTTCGAGCGGATCCGGCTGCTCCAGGACTGGATCGACCCCGAGACCCGCGCCGTGATCTCGCAGATCGGCCTCGATCCGCGGTGGCGCTGCCTGGAGATCGGGGCCGGGGCGGGGTCGGTCGCGACCTGGCTCGCCGACCAGTGCGATCTGGGCTCGGTCACGGCCGTGGACATCGACACCCGTTTCCTGAACGGCATGGAGCGCCCCAACCTGCGGGTGATGCAGGGTGATATCAGTGCCCTGGATTACGAGCCGTGCTCGTTCGACCTGATCCACGCGCGCCTGACCTTCTGCCACCTGCCGAGCCGCAACGAGGTGCTCGCGAAGGCCGTGCGGTGGCTGGCGCCCGGCGGGTGGCTGGTGATCGGCGACCTGTTCAGCCTGCCCGAGGACTTCTCGACGTACGAGCTCAGGCGGCGCTTCCTCGGCGGCATGGCGAAGCTCTACCTCGCTCAGGGCGCGGACATGGCGTGGGCGCCGACGATCCCGGCCCGGATGGGACAGGCCGGGCTGCGGGACATCGGCACGCGTGCGCTGGCCAACAGCGTCGGCGACGGCGGGGCCTACGACCGCTTCTCCGTCGTGAACACACGGCAGCACTGCGCGTATCTCGTCGAACGGGGACTGCTCACCGCCGACGAGATGCAGGAGTTGCTGGTCCAGTTGGAGGATCCGGCCTTCGTGGAGCTCCGGACGATCACGGTCTACGCGTGGGGCCGGCGCGAACCGCGGTGA